One part of the Arabidopsis thaliana chromosome 4, partial sequence genome encodes these proteins:
- the AGB1 gene encoding GTP binding protein beta 1 (GTP binding protein beta 1 (AGB1); FUNCTIONS IN: protein binding, GTPase activity, nucleotide binding; INVOLVED IN: in 11 processes; LOCATED IN: endoplasmic reticulum, plasma membrane, CUL4 RING ubiquitin ligase complex, heterotrimeric G-protein complex; EXPRESSED IN: 26 plant structures; EXPRESSED DURING: 14 growth stages; CONTAINS InterPro DOMAIN/s: WD40 repeat 2 (InterPro:IPR019782), WD40 repeat, conserved site (InterPro:IPR019775), Guanine nucleotide-binding protein, beta subunit (InterPro:IPR016346), WD40 repeat (InterPro:IPR001680), G-protein beta WD-40 repeat, region (InterPro:IPR020472), G-protein, beta subunit (InterPro:IPR001632), WD40 repeat-like-containing domain (InterPro:IPR011046), WD40-repeat-containing domain (InterPro:IPR017986), WD40/YVTN repeat-like-containing domain (InterPro:IPR015943), WD40 repeat, subgroup (InterPro:IPR019781); BEST Arabidopsis thaliana protein match is: WD-40 repeat family protein (TAIR:AT5G67320.1); Has 60281 Blast hits to 28762 proteins in 834 species: Archae - 58; Bacteria - 8505; Metazoa - 23635; Fungi - 12687; Plants - 7683; Viruses - 0; Other Eukaryotes - 7713 (source: NCBI BLink).), with product MSVSELKERHAVATETVNNLRDQLRQRRLQLLDTDVARYSAAQGRTRVSFGATDLVCCRTLQGHTGKVYSLDWTPERNRIVSASQDGRLIVWNALTSQKTHAIKLPCAWVMTCAFSPNGQSVACGGLDSVCSIFSLSSTADKDGTVPVSRMLTGHRGYVSCCQYVPNEDAHLITSSGDQTCILWDVTTGLKTSVFGGEFQSGHTADVLSVSISGSNPNWFISGSCDSTARLWDTRAASRAVRTFHGHEGDVNTVKFFPDGYRFGTGSDDGTCRLYDIRTGHQLQVYQPHGDGENGPVTSIAFSVSGRLLFAGYASNNTCYVWDTLLGEVVLDLGLQQDSHRNRISCLGLSADGSALCTGSWDSNLKIWAFGGHRRVI from the exons AGCTTAGACAGAGACGCCTCCAGCTCCTCGATACCGATG TGGCGAGGTATTCAGCGGCGCAAGGACGTACTCGGGTGAGCTTCGGAGCAACGGATCTGGTTTGTTGTCGTACTCTTCAGGGACACACCGGAAAG GTTTATTCATTAGATTGGACACCGGAGAGGAACCGGATTGTCAGTGCATCTCAAGATGGGAGATTAATCGTGTGGAATGCTCTAACGAGTCAGAAAACTCATGCTATTAAACTCCCTTGTGCATGGGTTATGACATGTGCTTTCTCTCCAAATGGTCAGTCGGTTGCGTGTGGTGGATTAGACAGTGTATGTTCTATCTTTAGCCTTAGCTCAACGGCGGACAAGGATGGAACTGTACCGGTTTCAAGAATGCTCACTGGTCACAGGGGATATGTTTCGTGCTGTCAGTATGTCCCAAATGAGGATGCCCACCTTATCACCAGTTCAGGTGATCAAACTTGTATCTTATGGGATGTAACTACTGGTCTCAAAACTTCTGTTTTTGGCGGTGAATTTCAGTCTGGACATACTGCTGATGTACTAAG CGTCTCAATCAGTGGATCAAACCCAAACTGGTTTATATCTGGTTCATGCGATTCCACAGCACGGTTGTGGGACACTCGTGCTGCAAGCCGAGCAGTGCGTACCTTTCATGGTCACGAGGGAGATGTTAATACGGTCAAGTTCTTTCCGGATGGGTATAGATTTGGGACTGGATCAGACGATGGAACATGCAGGCTGTATGACATAAGGACTGGTCACCAACTCCAGGTCTATCAGCCACATGGTGATGGTGAGAACGGACCTGTCACCTCCATTGCATTCTCTGTGTCAGGGAGACTTCTTTTCGCTGGCTATGCGAGCAACAACACTTGCTACGTTTGGGATACCCTCTTGGGAGAG GTTGTATTGGATTTGGGATTACAGCAGGATTCACACAGGAATAGAATAAGCTGTTTGGGGTTGTCAGCAGATGGAAGTGCCTTGTGTACAGGAAGTTGGGATTCAAATCTAAAG ATATGGGCGTTTGGAGGACACAGGAGAGTgatttga
- the AGB1 gene encoding GTP binding protein beta 1 (GTP binding protein beta 1 (AGB1); FUNCTIONS IN: protein binding, GTPase activity, nucleotide binding; INVOLVED IN: in 11 processes; LOCATED IN: endoplasmic reticulum, plasma membrane, CUL4 RING ubiquitin ligase complex, heterotrimeric G-protein complex; EXPRESSED IN: 26 plant structures; EXPRESSED DURING: 14 growth stages; CONTAINS InterPro DOMAIN/s: WD40 repeat 2 (InterPro:IPR019782), WD40 repeat, conserved site (InterPro:IPR019775), Guanine nucleotide-binding protein, beta subunit (InterPro:IPR016346), WD40 repeat (InterPro:IPR001680), G-protein, beta subunit (InterPro:IPR001632), G-protein beta WD-40 repeat, region (InterPro:IPR020472), WD40 repeat-like-containing domain (InterPro:IPR011046), WD40-repeat-containing domain (InterPro:IPR017986), WD40/YVTN repeat-like-containing domain (InterPro:IPR015943), WD40 repeat, subgroup (InterPro:IPR019781); BEST Arabidopsis thaliana protein match is: WD-40 repeat family protein (TAIR:AT5G67320.1); Has 59918 Blast hits to 28704 proteins in 832 species: Archae - 54; Bacteria - 8355; Metazoa - 23550; Fungi - 12390; Plants - 7677; Viruses - 0; Other Eukaryotes - 7892 (source: NCBI BLink).) has product MSVSELKERHAVATETVNNLRDQLRQRRLQLLDTDAAQGRTRVSFGATDLVCCRTLQGHTGKVYSLDWTPERNRIVSASQDGRLIVWNALTSQKTHAIKLPCAWVMTCAFSPNGQSVACGGLDSVCSIFSLSSTADKDGTVPVSRMLTGHRGYVSCCQYVPNEDAHLITSSGDQTCILWDVTTGLKTSVFGGEFQSGHTADVLSVSISGSNPNWFISGSCDSTARLWDTRAASRAVRTFHGHEGDVNTVKFFPDGYRFGTGSDDGTCRLYDIRTGHQLQVYQPHGDGENGPVTSIAFSVSGRLLFAGYASNNTCYVWDTLLGEVVLDLGLQQDSHRNRISCLGLSADGSALCTGSWDSNLKIWAFGGHRRVI; this is encoded by the exons AGCTTAGACAGAGACGCCTCCAGCTCCTCGATACCGATG CGGCGCAAGGACGTACTCGGGTGAGCTTCGGAGCAACGGATCTGGTTTGTTGTCGTACTCTTCAGGGACACACCGGAAAG GTTTATTCATTAGATTGGACACCGGAGAGGAACCGGATTGTCAGTGCATCTCAAGATGGGAGATTAATCGTGTGGAATGCTCTAACGAGTCAGAAAACTCATGCTATTAAACTCCCTTGTGCATGGGTTATGACATGTGCTTTCTCTCCAAATGGTCAGTCGGTTGCGTGTGGTGGATTAGACAGTGTATGTTCTATCTTTAGCCTTAGCTCAACGGCGGACAAGGATGGAACTGTACCGGTTTCAAGAATGCTCACTGGTCACAGGGGATATGTTTCGTGCTGTCAGTATGTCCCAAATGAGGATGCCCACCTTATCACCAGTTCAGGTGATCAAACTTGTATCTTATGGGATGTAACTACTGGTCTCAAAACTTCTGTTTTTGGCGGTGAATTTCAGTCTGGACATACTGCTGATGTACTAAG CGTCTCAATCAGTGGATCAAACCCAAACTGGTTTATATCTGGTTCATGCGATTCCACAGCACGGTTGTGGGACACTCGTGCTGCAAGCCGAGCAGTGCGTACCTTTCATGGTCACGAGGGAGATGTTAATACGGTCAAGTTCTTTCCGGATGGGTATAGATTTGGGACTGGATCAGACGATGGAACATGCAGGCTGTATGACATAAGGACTGGTCACCAACTCCAGGTCTATCAGCCACATGGTGATGGTGAGAACGGACCTGTCACCTCCATTGCATTCTCTGTGTCAGGGAGACTTCTTTTCGCTGGCTATGCGAGCAACAACACTTGCTACGTTTGGGATACCCTCTTGGGAGAG GTTGTATTGGATTTGGGATTACAGCAGGATTCACACAGGAATAGAATAAGCTGTTTGGGGTTGTCAGCAGATGGAAGTGCCTTGTGTACAGGAAGTTGGGATTCAAATCTAAAG ATATGGGCGTTTGGAGGACACAGGAGAGTgatttga
- the AGB1 gene encoding GTP binding protein beta 1 (GTP binding protein beta 1 (AGB1); FUNCTIONS IN: protein binding, GTPase activity, nucleotide binding; INVOLVED IN: in 11 processes; LOCATED IN: endoplasmic reticulum, plasma membrane, CUL4 RING ubiquitin ligase complex, heterotrimeric G-protein complex; EXPRESSED IN: 26 plant structures; EXPRESSED DURING: 14 growth stages; CONTAINS InterPro DOMAIN/s: WD40 repeat 2 (InterPro:IPR019782), WD40 repeat, conserved site (InterPro:IPR019775), Guanine nucleotide-binding protein, beta subunit (InterPro:IPR016346), WD40 repeat (InterPro:IPR001680), G-protein, beta subunit (InterPro:IPR001632), G-protein beta WD-40 repeat, region (InterPro:IPR020472), WD40 repeat-like-containing domain (InterPro:IPR011046), WD40-repeat-containing domain (InterPro:IPR017986), WD40/YVTN repeat-like-containing domain (InterPro:IPR015943), WD40 repeat, subgroup (InterPro:IPR019781); BEST Arabidopsis thaliana protein match is: WD-40 repeat family protein / notchless protein, putative (TAIR:AT5G52820.1); Has 35333 Blast hits to 34131 proteins in 2444 species: Archae - 798; Bacteria - 22429; Metazoa - 974; Fungi - 991; Plants - 531; Viruses - 0; Other Eukaryotes - 9610 (source: NCBI BLink).) encodes MWDLQVYSLDWTPERNRIVSASQDGRLIVWNALTSQKTHAIKLPCAWVMTCAFSPNGQSVACGGLDSVCSIFSLSSTADKDGTVPVSRMLTGHRGYVSCCQYVPNEDAHLITSSGDQTCILWDVTTGLKTSVFGGEFQSGHTADVLSVSISGSNPNWFISGSCDSTARLWDTRAASRAVRTFHGHEGDVNTVKFFPDGYRFGTGSDDGTCRLYDIRTGHQLQVYQPHGDGENGPVTSIAFSVSGRLLFAGYASNNTCYVWDTLLGEVVLDLGLQQDSHRNRISCLGLSADGSALCTGSWDSNLKIWAFGGHRRVI; translated from the exons ATGTGGGATTTGCAGGTTTATTCATTAGATTGGACACCGGAGAGGAACCGGATTGTCAGTGCATCTCAAGATGGGAGATTAATCGTGTGGAATGCTCTAACGAGTCAGAAAACTCATGCTATTAAACTCCCTTGTGCATGGGTTATGACATGTGCTTTCTCTCCAAATGGTCAGTCGGTTGCGTGTGGTGGATTAGACAGTGTATGTTCTATCTTTAGCCTTAGCTCAACGGCGGACAAGGATGGAACTGTACCGGTTTCAAGAATGCTCACTGGTCACAGGGGATATGTTTCGTGCTGTCAGTATGTCCCAAATGAGGATGCCCACCTTATCACCAGTTCAGGTGATCAAACTTGTATCTTATGGGATGTAACTACTGGTCTCAAAACTTCTGTTTTTGGCGGTGAATTTCAGTCTGGACATACTGCTGATGTACTAAG CGTCTCAATCAGTGGATCAAACCCAAACTGGTTTATATCTGGTTCATGCGATTCCACAGCACGGTTGTGGGACACTCGTGCTGCAAGCCGAGCAGTGCGTACCTTTCATGGTCACGAGGGAGATGTTAATACGGTCAAGTTCTTTCCGGATGGGTATAGATTTGGGACTGGATCAGACGATGGAACATGCAGGCTGTATGACATAAGGACTGGTCACCAACTCCAGGTCTATCAGCCACATGGTGATGGTGAGAACGGACCTGTCACCTCCATTGCATTCTCTGTGTCAGGGAGACTTCTTTTCGCTGGCTATGCGAGCAACAACACTTGCTACGTTTGGGATACCCTCTTGGGAGAG GTTGTATTGGATTTGGGATTACAGCAGGATTCACACAGGAATAGAATAAGCTGTTTGGGGTTGTCAGCAGATGGAAGTGCCTTGTGTACAGGAAGTTGGGATTCAAATCTAAAG ATATGGGCGTTTGGAGGACACAGGAGAGTgatttga
- the AGB1 gene encoding GTP binding protein beta 1 (GTP binding protein beta 1 (AGB1); FUNCTIONS IN: protein binding, GTPase activity, nucleotide binding; INVOLVED IN: in 11 processes; LOCATED IN: endoplasmic reticulum, plasma membrane, CUL4 RING ubiquitin ligase complex, heterotrimeric G-protein complex; EXPRESSED IN: 26 plant structures; EXPRESSED DURING: 14 growth stages; CONTAINS InterPro DOMAIN/s: WD40 repeat 2 (InterPro:IPR019782), WD40 repeat, conserved site (InterPro:IPR019775), Guanine nucleotide-binding protein, beta subunit (InterPro:IPR016346), WD40 repeat (InterPro:IPR001680), G-protein, beta subunit (InterPro:IPR001632), G-protein beta WD-40 repeat, region (InterPro:IPR020472), WD40 repeat-like-containing domain (InterPro:IPR011046), WD40-repeat-containing domain (InterPro:IPR017986), WD40/YVTN repeat-like-containing domain (InterPro:IPR015943), WD40 repeat, subgroup (InterPro:IPR019781); BEST Arabidopsis thaliana protein match is: TBP-associated factor 5 (TAIR:AT5G25150.1); Has 35333 Blast hits to 34131 proteins in 2444 species: Archae - 798; Bacteria - 22429; Metazoa - 974; Fungi - 991; Plants - 531; Viruses - 0; Other Eukaryotes - 9610 (source: NCBI BLink).) — translation MSVSELKERHAVATETVNNLRDQLRQRRLQLLDTDVARYSAAQGRTRVSFGATDLVCCRTLQGHTGKVYSLDWTPERNRIVSASQDGRLIVWNALTSQKTHAIKLPCAWVMTCAFSPNGQSVACGGLDSVCSIFSLSSTADKDGTVPVSRMLTGHRGYVSCCQYVPNEDAHLITSSGDQTCILWDVTTGLKTSVFGGEFQSGHTADVLSVSISGSNPNWFISGSCDSTARLWDTRAASRAVRTFHGHEGDVNTVKFFPDGYRFGTGSDDGTCRLYDIRTGHQLQVYQPHGDGENGPVTSIAFSVSGRLLFAGYASNNTCYVWDTLLGEFSCRLYWIWDYSRIHTGIE, via the exons AGCTTAGACAGAGACGCCTCCAGCTCCTCGATACCGATG TGGCGAGGTATTCAGCGGCGCAAGGACGTACTCGGGTGAGCTTCGGAGCAACGGATCTGGTTTGTTGTCGTACTCTTCAGGGACACACCGGAAAG GTTTATTCATTAGATTGGACACCGGAGAGGAACCGGATTGTCAGTGCATCTCAAGATGGGAGATTAATCGTGTGGAATGCTCTAACGAGTCAGAAAACTCATGCTATTAAACTCCCTTGTGCATGGGTTATGACATGTGCTTTCTCTCCAAATGGTCAGTCGGTTGCGTGTGGTGGATTAGACAGTGTATGTTCTATCTTTAGCCTTAGCTCAACGGCGGACAAGGATGGAACTGTACCGGTTTCAAGAATGCTCACTGGTCACAGGGGATATGTTTCGTGCTGTCAGTATGTCCCAAATGAGGATGCCCACCTTATCACCAGTTCAGGTGATCAAACTTGTATCTTATGGGATGTAACTACTGGTCTCAAAACTTCTGTTTTTGGCGGTGAATTTCAGTCTGGACATACTGCTGATGTACTAAG CGTCTCAATCAGTGGATCAAACCCAAACTGGTTTATATCTGGTTCATGCGATTCCACAGCACGGTTGTGGGACACTCGTGCTGCAAGCCGAGCAGTGCGTACCTTTCATGGTCACGAGGGAGATGTTAATACGGTCAAGTTCTTTCCGGATGGGTATAGATTTGGGACTGGATCAGACGATGGAACATGCAGGCTGTATGACATAAGGACTGGTCACCAACTCCAGGTCTATCAGCCACATGGTGATGGTGAGAACGGACCTGTCACCTCCATTGCATTCTCTGTGTCAGGGAGACTTCTTTTCGCTGGCTATGCGAGCAACAACACTTGCTACGTTTGGGATACCCTCTTGGGAGAG TTTTCTTGCAGGTTGTATTGGATTTGGGATTACAGCAGGATTCACACAGGAATAGAATAA